One Thunnus thynnus chromosome 18, fThuThy2.1, whole genome shotgun sequence genomic region harbors:
- the LOC137169462 gene encoding NLR family CARD domain-containing protein 3-like: protein MDQCEDREEGVPPSKSSLCGEHDSQTKAQSPEQQHRPDSAGPEPEPEPSCVSMKSDGSMDRPITFKHEHPSADRWIHQQRPESPEPSCVSMKSDGSINRPIAFKHGHQSTDQRIHQQRPDSPESSCVSMKSDRSMGKPITFKHGHQSTDQRVHQQSSEVLSGQSVQQHQTHLDSIFMLLEENIIKFVKNEMKKMQKVMSPDYPECLESQSEDEEVLDGEDEEQRRSSREAFLKITLHFLRRMKQEELADRLLSRTRAAECRYKLKSNLKEKFQCVFEGIAKAGNPTLLNQIYTELYITEGGTAEVNDEHEVRQIETASRKPDRPETTIRQEDIFKASPGRDEPIRTVMTKGVAGIGKTVLTQKFTLDWAEDKANQDMQFIFPFTFRELNVLKEKKYSLVELVHHFLTETKEAGICRFEEFQVVFIFDGLDECRLPLDFHNNEILTDVTESTSVDVLLTNLIRGKLLPSARLWITTRPAAANQIPPECVGMVTEVRGFTDPQKEEYFRKRFRDEVQANTIISHIKTSQSVHIMCHMPVFCWITATVLEEVLKSRDGGELPKTLTEMYIHFLVVQLKLKNVKYDGGAETDPHWSPESRKMIESLGKLAFEQLQKGNLIFYESDLTECGINIRAVSVYSGVFTQIFKEERGLYQDKVFCFVHLSVQEFLAALHVHLTFINSGVNLLAEEQMTSWWSKVFKDKPKLTHFYQSAVDEALMSPNGHLDLFLRFLLGLSLQTNQTLLRGLPTQTGSSSQTNQETVEYIKKKINENLSSERSINLFHCLNELNDCSLVEEIQQYLRSGSLSTDKLSPAQWSALVFILLSSEKDLDMFDHCLRYYAQSSCSLHWTAFLVSDQLVFDHRSSSLPR from the exons gatccatcagcagagaccagagtctcctgaacccagctgtgtgtccatgaagagtgacggGTCTATCAATCGACCTATTGCCTTCAAACATGGACATCAGTCTACTGATCAGAG gaTCCATCAGCAGAGACCAGATTCTCCTGaatccagctgtgtgtccatgaagagtgaccggtCTATGGGTAAACCTATTACCTTCAAACATGGACATCAGTCTACTGATCAGAG AGTTCATCAGCAGAGCTCAGAGGTTCTCAGTGGTCAGTCTgtccagcagcatcaaacacacctggactccatatttatg ctgctggaggagaacatcaTCAAATTTGTGAAGAACGAGatgaagaagatgcagaaggtAATGAGTccagattacccagaatgcttagagagtcagagtgaggatgaggaggtgttggacggtgaggatgaagagcagaggaggagcagcagagaggcatttctgaagatcacactgcacttcctgaggagaatgaagcaggaggagctggctgaccgCCTGCTGAGCA gAACTCGTGCTGCAGAGTGTCGATAtaaactcaagtctaacctgaaggagaagttccagtgtgtgtttgaggggattgctaaagcaggaaacccaacccttctgaatcagatctacacagagctctacatcacagagggagggactgcagaggtcaatgatgaacatgaggtcagacagattgaaacagcatccaggaaaccagacagaccagaaacaaccatcagacaagaagacatctttaaagcctcacctggaagagatgaaccaatcagaacagtgatgacaaagggagtggctggcattgggaaaacagtcttaacacagaagttcactctggactgggctgaagacaaagccaaccaggacatGCAGTTCatatttccattcactttcagagagctgaatgtgctgaaagagaaaaagtacagcttggtggaacttgttcatcacttcttaactgaaaccaaagaagcaggaatctgcaggtttgaagagttccaggttgtgttcatctttgacggtctggatgagtgtcgacttcctctggacttccacaacaatgagatcctgactgatgttacagagtccacctcagtggatgtgctgctgacaaacctcatcagggggaaactgcttccctctgctcgcctctggataaccacacgacctgcagcagccaatcagatccctcctgagtgtgttggcatggtgacagaggtcagagggttcactgacccacagaaggaggagtacttcaggaagagattcagagatgaggTGCAGGCCAACaccatcatctcccacatcaagacatcacaaAGCGTCCATATCATGTGCCACatgccagtcttctgctggatcactgctacagttctggaggaagtgttgaaaagcagagatggaggagagctgcccaagaccctgacggagatgtacatccacttcctggtggttcagttGAAACTGAAGAAtgtcaagtatgatggaggagctgagacagatccacactggagtccagagagcaggaagatgattgagtctctgggaaaactggcttttgagcagctgcagaaaggcaacctgatcttctatgaatcagacctgacagagtgtggcatcaATATTAGAGCAGTCTCAgtgtactcaggagtgttcacacagatctttaaagaggagagagggctgtaccaggacaaggtgttctgcttcgtccatctgagtgttcaggagtttctggctgctcttcatgtccatctgacattcatcaactctggagtcaatctgctggcaGAAGAACAAATGACATCCTGGTGGTCTAAAGTCTTTAAAGACAAACCTAAACTAACACATTTCTACCAGAGCGCTGTGGACGAGGCCTTAAtgagtccaaatggacacctggacttgttcctccgcttccttCTGGGTCTgtcactgcagaccaatcagactctcctacGAGGTCTGCcgacacaaacaggaagtagctcacagaccaatcaggaaacagttgagtacatcaagaagaagatcaaTGAAAATCTGTCTTCAGAaagaagcatcaatctgttccactgtctgaatgaactgaatgattgttctctagtggaggagatccaacagtacctgagatcaggaagtctctccacagataaactgtctcctgctcagtggtcagctctggtcttcatcttactatcatcagaaaaagatctggacatgtttgacc attgtctacgcTACTATGCTCAGTCATCTTGCTCTCttcactggactgccttcctggtttctgatcagcttgtcttcgaccatcgctcctcgtctctgccccggtaa